The window CGCGGACATCGCGCTCGGCTTTATTGACCAGCAGGCAACCCGCCGACATACCGGCAAGCAGTGGTGAGAGGTGGAGCATCAGCGCGATCTCACCGCAGAGCAGGAGCACTGCAAGGCCGGCTGTAACCAGTTCACCGCCATCACGCATACGGTTCAGTATCAGCAGCAGCACAGTGCCGGAGAGGATGCCGAGTACCATGGAACCCAGGATCTCAACCAGGCTGGCAATAAATGAGGCCAGGATGGTTGTGTCAGCCTGACCAAGTACCTGATGGGCGATGGAAACCACCAACCCGAAAATAATAATGGCCAGTCCGTCATCGATGGCGACGATGGCCATAAGTGTCGAAGTGACCGGCCCCCGTGCCTTGATTTCCCGGATAACCATCAGGGTCGCGGCGGGTGCCGTGGCAACACCGATGGAGCCGAGCAGCAATGAAAGAATTATATAGTCGCGGGGAACCCAGCCTGCGATGGTGAAGCCGGTTAGTTGGATAGCTGAGTAGATAAACAGGCTCACCACGGTGAATGCAGCCAATGCTTCACAGATGCTGATCCACTTCAGGGAGCGGGTGAATTGCCTGATCGTTCTGAATTCAATATGCTCGCCGATACCGAAGGCGATCAGCATCAGGGCTATCTGGGTAAAATGCGAGAGGTCGTCACCTGTGGTGTCACTGGTGACCAGGTTGAAACCGGTGGGACCGAGTATGAGTCCGGCAATGATATAGCCGGTTACTGATGGCAGATGAAATCGCTGACACACCTTGCTGGCAGCCAAGCCCGAGGCAAGTAGGACCGCGAAGCAGAAGGTGACGGTGATCATAGGCAATATGCCCTGGCTGATATCCTTTTTCTTCACTCACTTTTAAAGTGGAGAATAGGGATGATTATTTCAGGAGTAGTATCAGTATGGGGAGGATAAGCCATACTGTCAACAGGTCGGTTACAACCGGAAGCTTAAAAAAGAAAACCCGTCGAATTCTGGGAAAAATGGAAGTCGACGGGTTTAAGAGAACATCACGCGGCATTTACTGCGGATGGTTTATTTTGTGTAGTGAAAAGTGAGTTTTTCATCTTTTAAATCGACGCTGGCCTCACCACCTCTGGAGAGCTGACCAAAGAGAATTTCCTCGGTGAGGACATCACCGATCTCTTTCATGATCAGGCGGCGCAACGGTCTGGCACCGAAGTTGGGGTCATATCCCTTCTTGGCCAGCCAGGTGCGGGCGCTGTCGCTTAAACGGATGCTCACTTTCTTTTCAGCAAGCTGCTCGCTGAGTTCTGCCATCAGTTTGTCGACAACCTTCTCGACCACTTCGTCGCCAAGCTTGGAGAAGCTGACGATGGAATCAAGCCTGTTTCGGAACTCCGGTGCGAAGAGGCGGTTTATTACTGTCGTGTCTTTGCCTCCTTCGCTGGTGACGAAACCGATGGACTTGGTTGCCATTTCACGGGCACCCGCATTGGTGGTCATAATGATTATCACATTCCTGAAATCCGCCTTTCTGCCGGAGTTGTCGGTGAGTGTGGAGTGATCCATCACCTGTAGCAGAATGGAGTAGATATCGGGGTGGGCTTTTTCGATCTCATCAAGCAGCAGCACCGAGTAGGGGTGCTTGCGAATGGCCTCGGTGAGCAGGCCGCCCTGGTCGAATCCGACATAGCCCGGAGGCGAGCCGATCAATCGTGCTACGGCATGCTTTTCCATGTACTCACTCATGTCGAAGCGCTCGAAATGTACGTTCAGCACCTGGGCGAGTTGTCTGGCCACCTCGGTCTTACCAACACCCGTGGGGCCGGCAAAGAGGAAGCTGCCGGTGGGTGAGTCCGGGTTGCCGAGACCGGCCCGGGAGCGTTTCACCGCTGCAACCACAGCCTCGATGGCTTCGTCCTGGCCGAAGATAACCTGACGAAGCTGTGGGGCGAGCTCTTTCAGGGAGCTGTAGTCGGAACTGGAGCCGCTCTTGGCCGGGATTCTGGCGATACGCGAGACTACCTTCTCGACATCGCCAACCTTGACCATGGAGTTCAGGCGGCCCTCAAGGCGGAACAGGGAGCCAACCTCATCCATGACGTCAATGGCCTTGTCCGGCAGGAAGCGCTCGTTGATGTAACGTTTGCTCAGCTCGGCCATGGACTTGATGGAGTTCTTCGAATACCTGATCTGGTGGTGCTTCTCATACTTACTCTGCAGACCGCGCAGAATAAGGATGGTGTCTTCAACAGATGGTTCCTCGATATCTATTTTCTGGAAGCGTCTGGAGAGAGCACGATCTTTTTCGATCTGATTCTTGTACTCCTCGTAGGTGGTGGAACCTATGCAACGCAGAATTCCAGCCTGCAGTGCAGGTTTCAGCAGGTTGGAGGCATCCATGGAGCCGCCGGAGGTGGCTCCGGCACCGACGATGGTGTGCATCTCATCGATAAAGAGAATGGCGTTTTGCTTATTCTCAATGGCAGAGACCACGCTTTTCAACCGTTTCTCGAAGTCACCACGATACTTGGTGCCGGCCACCAGGGTACCCATATCGAGCAGGTGAATCTCAACATCCTGCAGCAGGTCGGGAACCGCACCTTCTTTGCCTTCCTGCCTGGCAACCTTATCCTCATAGATGCGCAGTGCCAACCCCTCAGCCATGGCGGTTTTACCAACACCGGGTTCACCGACCAGGAGAGGGTTGTTCTTTTTGCGGCGGCAGAGCACCTGCATGATACGGCTGACCTCCATGTCGCGGCCGATCAGAGGATCAAGACGCCCCTCTTCTGCATAGCGGGCGAGATTGATGGTATATTCCTTGAGCGCTTTGTCTTCCTTGACGGCTTCCTTGGGCTCGTTACCCTCGGGGACGTGGGGGAGCGGCTCCTGCTGCAGACCGTCCGGAATTTCGTGGGAGATGAAGTTCACTACGGCCATGCGACCGACTCCCACTGAACTCAGGAAGAACACCGCGTGGGATTCTGCTTCAGAGAAGATGGAGACCAGCACATCGCCACTGTCCACCTCTTTTTTGCCGCAACTCTGTACATGAGCCACAGCCCTTTGCAGCACGCGGTTGAAAGCAAGAGTCTGGGTGGGCTCCTGCTGGCTTGACTGGGAAAGCGTTGGCACATCTCCCTGAAAGAATTTCTCAAGTCGTTCTTTCAGGGTGTCGATGGAACCACCGCATTCGTTGATTATATAACTAGCCAAATCATCATAAAGCAGACCGTAGAGCAGATGCTCCACAGTGACATATTCATGATGATGATTCTTTGCTTCACGTATGGAGCGAATCAATGATTTTTCTAATGTCTTACTCAGCATATCGTTCTTCTCTGTCCTGGGGGTTGGAACCCCTTATCCGTTACGCCTTTTCCATGGAGCAACGTAAGGGGAACTCGTTTTTTCGAGCCAGTTCATGGACGATGGCTATCTTGGTTTCACAGATTTCTCGGGTATAGATTCCTGCTATTCCGATGCCTTTCTCATGCACATTCAACATAATACGAGTGGCTTCTTCCTGGGACTTGTGAAAAATATTCTCCAAGATGGAAATCACAAACTCCATGGAGGTATAATCATCATTATGCAGTAATGCTTTGTAGAGTGGTGGCTCCGTTATTTCGATTCTGTCCTTGGTAACCACAGAACTCTGGCGGTCGTCGTTTCTTTCAGGCATGATTGCGGTTGGTGTTATGTTAGATATTTTATATTGTTACTAGGTAGCTCGTCCCTTCTTCACAATTACAGTAATTCATAACCGGACATTTTCAATGTACAGAGCAGCTGGTTTGTTTCAACCTCTGCCCCGGTAGAGAAATCCTTGTTTCGAGAACATTTTTGTCATGTTTCGCATTGCAAACTAGGCAGCTTGTGCAAAGAAAATCGGCATTTTCCTAATAGGTGATGATGAACATTTTGCTGGTGTTGACCAATTGGATCGATACTTCTTAATTTTACGTCATTTTTCTAAATGATTACAGTAAAATTAGCTGCCTGTGAAGAGTTCTGTCTGGTTTATTTTGCATCCCTTCGTCAAGGAGAACTAAAATGAACATAATATTGGTACAGTATTTGGCTGGTTGATACTGCTTAACCGTTTTGTATCAATATGTTGGAAGATGTGTCTGATGGCGGCTTCTTAAACGCCCAAAGGCCGGGAGAAATGTGTAATCAGTAAAGACGAGTGAAATTGATATGATACATAATATAACTTCCAAGTTGTATGCCGACGTACCTCAGGAAAGGCTTTACCATTATACCAGTTTCAGCGGATTACTGGGGATTGTCAAAAGCAGGTCACTTTGGACCAGTGATATCAGGTATATGAATGACTCTGCCGAGCTGAAGCACACGGCGGATCTGCTCAAGACCGAGGTTTCTCGTAGAATCACAGCCGGTCACGCTATGCCTGACCTGTTGAATCAGTTTCTCGACTGGGTCACCCACCGGATAACCAACGGCCATATGCTCTTTGCCGCTTCTTTTCGTTCCAACGGTAATCTTCTCAGCCAGTGGCGAGGATACAGCAGGCACGGCAAAGGGGTGAGTCTGGGTTTTAATCCGGAATACATTATGCGGTGTGCAGACCAGCAGGCGTTTCAGATCGGCAAGTGCATTTACAGTTGCGAGCAGCAGGAACTGTTGATCTGCCAGGTTGTTGATGCGGTGGAAGAACTGGCCGAAGAGCATGATGGCCGGTTGACCGAGCGGGATAGT of the Desulfosediminicola ganghwensis genome contains:
- the clpA gene encoding ATP-dependent Clp protease ATP-binding subunit ClpA, with the translated sequence MLSKTLEKSLIRSIREAKNHHHEYVTVEHLLYGLLYDDLASYIINECGGSIDTLKERLEKFFQGDVPTLSQSSQQEPTQTLAFNRVLQRAVAHVQSCGKKEVDSGDVLVSIFSEAESHAVFFLSSVGVGRMAVVNFISHEIPDGLQQEPLPHVPEGNEPKEAVKEDKALKEYTINLARYAEEGRLDPLIGRDMEVSRIMQVLCRRKKNNPLLVGEPGVGKTAMAEGLALRIYEDKVARQEGKEGAVPDLLQDVEIHLLDMGTLVAGTKYRGDFEKRLKSVVSAIENKQNAILFIDEMHTIVGAGATSGGSMDASNLLKPALQAGILRCIGSTTYEEYKNQIEKDRALSRRFQKIDIEEPSVEDTILILRGLQSKYEKHHQIRYSKNSIKSMAELSKRYINERFLPDKAIDVMDEVGSLFRLEGRLNSMVKVGDVEKVVSRIARIPAKSGSSSDYSSLKELAPQLRQVIFGQDEAIEAVVAAVKRSRAGLGNPDSPTGSFLFAGPTGVGKTEVARQLAQVLNVHFERFDMSEYMEKHAVARLIGSPPGYVGFDQGGLLTEAIRKHPYSVLLLDEIEKAHPDIYSILLQVMDHSTLTDNSGRKADFRNVIIIMTTNAGAREMATKSIGFVTSEGGKDTTVINRLFAPEFRNRLDSIVSFSKLGDEVVEKVVDKLMAELSEQLAEKKVSIRLSDSARTWLAKKGYDPNFGARPLRRLIMKEIGDVLTEEILFGQLSRGGEASVDLKDEKLTFHYTK
- the clpS gene encoding ATP-dependent Clp protease adapter ClpS, whose amino-acid sequence is MPERNDDRQSSVVTKDRIEITEPPLYKALLHNDDYTSMEFVISILENIFHKSQEEATRIMLNVHEKGIGIAGIYTREICETKIAIVHELARKNEFPLRCSMEKA
- a CDS encoding DUF2971 domain-containing protein translates to MIHNITSKLYADVPQERLYHYTSFSGLLGIVKSRSLWTSDIRYMNDSAELKHTADLLKTEVSRRITAGHAMPDLLNQFLDWVTHRITNGHMLFAASFRSNGNLLSQWRGYSRHGKGVSLGFNPEYIMRCADQQAFQIGKCIYSCEQQELLICQVVDAVEELAEEHDGRLTERDSGGNRVYNQIFEMIESDLLRIAAILKHPSFREEEEWRIVSPVITNYHQAAVQFREGVSMLVPYIEFRLSSMGNGPIDLEHLFLGPTPNIGISMNSLTMFLSQNGIQPQKGISYCQIPFRGK